The Pontibacter sp. SGAir0037 DNA segment ATAACAGCTGTATCAGCGGTAGCATCGGCTAAGCTATCTCTTTCCACTCCTCCCTCAGGGCTATTACATGCATAAAGTAAACCTATACTTGCTATCAATGTTAATGATGATAATTTTTTCATAGTTGAATTGGTTTGGTTATATTTAAATGTACGCTCTCACCTTATCTAGGTTCAAAATCTGCGTAGTATATCGTTAAGCTGGCTTTAGGTACCATTCGAATAATGCAGCATAAGTAAAATCATAACTGTTCAAATGCCACTATTGCATTATACTACTTTAATCCTATACATATTTTATGACAAATTGACTACTGCCTGCATAACAAACTCATTTAAATAGTCATTTTGACACAACTTTTGTTGCACAACTTGGGTAAACCAACATTATAAAGGGTTGGCATTGCTTTTGCATTATTCCATTTGTAAAAGAGAGAGGAGTAAGAAATGAAAATTATAAAAGATAAAGAATTACTAAGAAGCATAGCACAGCAGATCGACCTGTTTAATACAGTAGGCGGGGGAGTAAGCGAGACCTATGCAGAAATAAAAAAGTATAAAAAGGGAGCAGTAATAAATATATGGGCTGCTGGTGTAAGTCCTGAAGCTTTTAAAGTAATTTTACAGAACAACCAGCTAACTATTATATCATTACTGCATAGCGAGGAAAATCCAGAAATGGCTGTTCCTATTTTTAACCGTACTTATATACTACCTTTACAGGTAGAACTTGCTAAAATTGAGGCAGTTCACCAGGACGGGCAGTTACAAATCAGGCTTCCGTACTATAACGGGGTAAACGAGCCAAGGGAAATCGAAATAAAACAATTGTAAACATATAACAGGAAGGGCTACTTTGAGTAGCCCTTTTTTTTAATCAAGAAGCTGCAAGACTTAAATAAACTTTGCTTTTATAATAGTGGTTAGATAGTCGTATACTTCTACCGATTCTTTGTCGTAAGTAAAAATATTGTATTTATCTGCCGTTGTTTGCATAACCCGGCAGCCGTTTTCAATCATCATATAAATTAATTCGCGCAGGCGGTAAGGGTGCCCGGCCACATTTAATATGCAAATGGCATCACTACTTTCTACATGCAAGAACATGTGCTGCACGTGGTTCACATCCGACATTGTTTCCTGATCAGACATAGGAGAGAGGGTTAATTTATTTCTAATTTACCCTTAGAGCAAAATTTTAACAAAAAAAGTGCCCTATACCAGGCAAATTTTCAAAAACTCCTTCCAAAAAGTTGATAAATATTTTAGCCCGATAACGGCTGGTAAGTTGAGATATGTACACTTATGGGAATGGTACCTGGGAACCTGCGATATTATTTGCGCGGGTGTTCCTTACGCCATCCCACTACCACCAGGATGATCCAGACAGAATAAAAAGGCGAGAAAACAGCCGCCAGGTAAGGATCTACAGCAAACGTAACGAGTACCTGAAGCGCAAGTGTGGCAACTGCACCATAAAGAGCAACTTTAAAGTAGCTATTCCACTTTTTCATGTTCTGCTTATACGGGCGCCTCTAAAAATTGATGATAAGCCATAAAAAAACCCGGCACTAGGGCCGGGTATTCATTATTCTAAACGCTTCTGCTCGTGATATCTTTTTTTCGAGTATCAACGGCGGGTCATCTTCCTTTGCTACTACCAATATATATTTGTTATTGGCATCCTGATAATAGATAAGAGTTGTTAAATCTTCGTAGCCAATGCTAAAGATCTTCCTCGTCTCTCTATTAAAAATATTATAATTATCTAATCCTATGTTTCTCAATAGCCTCATATACCAACACCTTAATGGTATTTTAACGGTGTAATACCATGTAAATGTTTCAAAAACAGCATATTTACAAGCATATTCTTATTAAAATGATATTGCAACCTGCTATCAGAAAAAGCATCATCAGCTTATATCAGGCTAGTTTAGCTTTTGCAAAAGCAGCTTATTCTTTCTACTTTGGTTGCTAAACTACAAGCGCACATGCCTGGAAGCAATTACTTTTATTCATCGGCTTATTGTTCAGGAGTTAACGCCGGACCGGTGTATAGCCGCCATCTGTCCCACCGAAGAAGATGGGCAGAGCCTTGCCCGCACAACCACCCTCCAAGTTCCTGCTCGTCATGAATAGCATAGTACCTGAGCCTGCTGAGGCAATGTTCACGATAAGAGAGATCAAAGGCCTGCAGGCAATGCTGGATCAGTTTAGGCTTATCCGGCTCCTGAACCCAGGCATGACGGCTGAGCGTTATAAAGAACTCCTGCTGCAAATGCTCCCGAACGGATATAGAATGGTAGGGGCCTTTCGGAATGATTTTTGCTGCGGTATCTCCGGCTTCTGGGTAAATACAAAACTGTATAGTGGCAAGTACCTGGAAGCAGATAATTTTGTAGTAGAAGAGGCATACCGATCTAAAGGAGTTGGCAAATTGCTTTCGGACTGGATGCTTCAGGAAGCAAAAGATTTAAACTGCGATACGGTAATGTTAGATGCTTACGTTACAAATAGCGCTGCTCATAAGTTTTATTTTCGCGAAGGATTTTATATTAAAAGTTACCACTTCTTTAAAAGCTTATAGTTTATGAGTACTAACAGCACCAGCAGCCGCGTTTATGGTTTACTCCTGTTCCTGCTTTTTGAAGTAATTGTATTTTTCGGGCTGCAGTACCTATTATCTGATATGGGTATGAGCAACCAGATACAGGCAGAAAACACTATTGTGCCTAATTGGGTGAAAGCCGTGCTGTTTATACTGCTTTACATCCTGTGTATACTGGTGGCCGTTATGCTGGTAAGTAATTTTGTGCCGGGGAAGCACAGAAAGCAGCTTAGCCGCTGGGTATACCTGGCTTTACTGGCTTTGGTACCAATGCTCTTTCTGCTTTTTAATTAGAGGCCTTGCTTATAAAACTATATCAGGCAGCTGCAGGTACATTAAGAAGTAACTGAATTACATGACTATATACTAATTTCCATAAATGAAGACTATACTTTTTTCACTATTATTTGGGTTGGCACTGTGTGTGGGCGCGCAAGCTCAATCGGAGAGCAGGTACTTTGTACAGCTCCAAAACGGGCAAATGGTTTATGCCGATAAACTGAAGTTTAAATCTCCCCTGTTTAAGCAGGACCACTTCCTGCTTAACGACTCCCTTAAGTTCAGTATTTCTTCTGTGGTAGCTTACCAGAACGCAGATGGTTACTATGCCCGCATTGCGTACGGCAACCGCAGCGATAGCTTTGCAAAAAGAATACTGGAAGGGCCGCGTATCTCTAAGTTCTTTACCACCACCTACGATTACTATAACTCAGGCTTTTCGCCATACGGCTATGGGTACGGGTACGGTGGCTTCGGTATGGGTGGCGGCCCCTCCCGCCGAAGAATTTACTTCTTCTCTAAAGACGGCGGAGCTTTAATGCCTTTCGACTACGAGAGTCTAAGCGAAGCCTTGTCTGACAATGCCTCCAGCATGTTGCTGCTCAAGCGTTACAAGCAAGACAAACTAATTCATACTGGCATATCTATACTTGGGGCCGGTATACTTGCTTATGGGGTTATAAACTCTATAAACAACACCAATGAGTATGGGCAAACAAGGCTAAACCCAACTATATATGCAGGCGCTGCCATTATTGCCGTGCCTTTTGCCATACAGCTTTTCCAGAAAGATAAGCTTACGCAGGCCGTAGAGGTTTATAACTACCAGATCAAACAATAAGCACTTCGTTAGATAACCTTACAGCCAAAGCCTTTACATGCTTTGGCTGTTTTTTACCTGCACCACCCTTACCGACTTATGGCATTACGCTTCCTGCTTACACCTATAACATCACACAAACAAGCACACATCAGATATGCTTTAGTAGCCGCTTTTTTCGGGCTATTTTTAAGCTCCTGCGCCTCCACTTCTCCTGAGCACGGGCAAAGAGGTTATACAGAAGAAGGCAAAGCTTCTTACTACGGCAAAAAATTCCATGGCCGCAAAATGGCAAATGGAGATAAATTTAACCAGAATAAGCTAACGGCTGCTCACCGCACACTTCCCTTCGGCACAAAGGTTAAAGTATACAACCTGCAGACAAACAAGGCAGTGAAGGTAAAGATAACAGACCGTGGTCCGTTTGTGAAAGGGCGCATCATAGACCTTTCTGAAGCCGCAGCAAAAAGGCTAGGTTCTGTTAAAGCCGGTGTAGTGCCTGTGAAGGTAAAAGTGGT contains these protein-coding regions:
- a CDS encoding Hsp20/alpha crystallin family protein, with protein sequence MKIIKDKELLRSIAQQIDLFNTVGGGVSETYAEIKKYKKGAVINIWAAGVSPEAFKVILQNNQLTIISLLHSEENPEMAVPIFNRTYILPLQVELAKIEAVHQDGQLQIRLPYYNGVNEPREIEIKQL
- a CDS encoding GNAT family N-acetyltransferase; the protein is MNSIVPEPAEAMFTIREIKGLQAMLDQFRLIRLLNPGMTAERYKELLLQMLPNGYRMVGAFRNDFCCGISGFWVNTKLYSGKYLEADNFVVEEAYRSKGVGKLLSDWMLQEAKDLNCDTVMLDAYVTNSAAHKFYFREGFYIKSYHFFKSL
- a CDS encoding septal ring lytic transglycosylase RlpA family protein, whose product is MALRFLLTPITSHKQAHIRYALVAAFFGLFLSSCASTSPEHGQRGYTEEGKASYYGKKFHGRKMANGDKFNQNKLTAAHRTLPFGTKVKVYNLQTNKAVKVKITDRGPFVKGRIIDLSEAAAKRLGSVKAGVVPVKVKVVRAAAKKK